In one Mucilaginibacter sp. PAMB04168 genomic region, the following are encoded:
- a CDS encoding oxidoreductase codes for METQQKVWFVTGASKGLGLTLVKKLLAKGYRVAATSRNVNDLSTAVGGAAADSFLPLAVNLKSEESVGEAIGQAINQFGRIDVVVNNAGYGLLGSLEELSDAEARENFDVNVFGSLNVIRQVMPHLRVQKSGHIYNIASIGGFTGNYPGFGIYCATKFAVHGFTESLAAEVKDFGITATVVSPGYFRTDFLSAGSIGMPKNEIADYKAVRQSQEFHNEQMAGNQAGDPEKAADVMIEVAEAQNPPMHLFLGQDAYNGAYAKMDAVKTDLESWKALGTSTDFTA; via the coding sequence ATGGAAACTCAACAAAAAGTATGGTTTGTAACCGGTGCCTCTAAAGGCTTAGGTTTAACTTTAGTAAAAAAGCTATTGGCAAAAGGCTACCGGGTGGCCGCAACCTCACGTAACGTAAACGACCTAAGTACCGCCGTTGGCGGTGCTGCTGCCGATAGCTTTTTGCCATTGGCCGTAAATCTAAAATCAGAAGAAAGTGTGGGCGAAGCCATTGGCCAGGCTATTAATCAATTTGGGCGTATAGATGTAGTGGTAAATAATGCAGGCTACGGGCTACTAGGTAGTTTAGAGGAATTGAGCGACGCCGAAGCGCGCGAAAACTTTGATGTGAATGTGTTTGGCTCGCTTAATGTAATACGCCAGGTTATGCCGCATTTACGTGTACAAAAGTCCGGTCACATTTACAACATCGCATCTATAGGTGGTTTTACAGGCAATTATCCGGGCTTTGGTATTTACTGCGCTACTAAGTTTGCCGTGCATGGCTTTACCGAATCATTAGCTGCCGAGGTAAAAGATTTTGGCATTACGGCTACAGTAGTATCACCAGGTTATTTCCGTACCGATTTCCTGAGCGCCGGATCGATAGGAATGCCTAAAAATGAGATCGCCGATTATAAGGCTGTTCGCCAATCGCAAGAATTTCACAACGAGCAGATGGCTGGTAACCAGGCAGGCGACCCTGAGAAAGCAGCTGATGTAATGATTGAAGTGGCCGAAGCACAAAACCCGCCAATGCATTTATTCCTGGGTCAGGATGCTTATAACGGCGCTTATGCCAAAATGGATGCTGTAAAAACTGACTTGGAAAGCTGGAAAGCCCTGGGTACCTCTACAGATTTTACTGCTTAA
- a CDS encoding Atu4866 domain-containing protein codes for MKTDTDYTGMWVTRDGYIRHHLLPGGRYDEARGNRQSAYQGNYTITGNHIDYVDDTGFTADGDFRDGILYHAGMILYREGKS; via the coding sequence ATGAAAACCGACACCGACTATACCGGTATGTGGGTAACCCGCGACGGCTATATACGCCATCACTTATTGCCCGGCGGACGGTATGACGAAGCACGAGGCAATCGCCAAAGTGCCTACCAAGGTAACTATACTATAACCGGCAACCACATCGACTATGTTGACGACACCGGTTTTACAGCCGACGGCGATTTTAGGGACGGCATTTTATACCACGCCGGAATGATACTGTACCGCGAGGGGAAATCTTAA
- a CDS encoding MFS transporter gives MDISTPNTTVLKTKPNIYVMAWFIAMLFYFVEYAVRSSPSVMIPELSGLFGLSAVGVSVVAGTYYYTYSVTSLIAGIALDKTGARYAVSVGIFILGLGCLLFALSHLYTSYTGRLLQGAGSAFAFPGCVYLASKGFSKRSLATAIGFTQCLGMLGGTAGQFIVGPLIHRGVSVSAFWIGTGILSMVLCAILFWITPAERPLSNTRETNLLQPYKTVFGNLQSYLCGLVSGLLFAPTTVFIMVWGVVFFQQDRGLSYQQATLVSSMVPLGWVLGCPLLGWLADFAGRRKPVIIGGGLLMIVSILQLLFLPHLMPAYISMFVMGTGSGAAMIPYTIIKEVNPDEVKGSATGAINFITFGVTALLGPLFNRLFGKTLSTTTNHAQHFTSTGLFLIAGIAVAIIISLFLRETGQRQEVAVGND, from the coding sequence ATGGATATAAGTACGCCCAATACAACTGTATTAAAAACCAAGCCTAACATATACGTTATGGCCTGGTTCATTGCGATGCTGTTCTACTTTGTAGAGTATGCCGTGAGGTCGTCACCTTCAGTAATGATACCAGAACTGTCAGGCCTTTTTGGCCTTTCGGCGGTTGGAGTAAGTGTTGTTGCAGGTACGTATTATTACACTTATTCGGTTACCAGTTTAATAGCAGGCATTGCGCTGGATAAGACCGGTGCCCGATACGCGGTCTCGGTAGGCATATTCATACTGGGTTTGGGTTGCTTGCTATTTGCTTTATCGCATCTTTACACCAGCTACACAGGGCGTTTATTACAGGGTGCCGGCTCGGCGTTTGCCTTCCCGGGTTGCGTTTACCTCGCCTCTAAAGGATTTTCAAAGCGGTCGCTGGCAACAGCTATAGGGTTTACGCAATGCCTGGGTATGCTGGGCGGCACTGCAGGCCAGTTTATTGTAGGCCCGCTCATACACCGGGGCGTATCGGTTTCTGCTTTCTGGATTGGCACAGGCATACTGTCAATGGTGCTATGTGCTATACTTTTTTGGATAACGCCTGCCGAAAGGCCGCTATCTAACACTCGTGAAACCAACTTACTGCAGCCATATAAAACAGTTTTCGGCAACTTACAGTCTTATCTGTGCGGATTGGTTTCCGGCTTACTGTTTGCCCCCACCACCGTGTTCATTATGGTGTGGGGCGTAGTATTTTTTCAGCAAGACCGCGGTTTGAGTTATCAGCAGGCTACTTTGGTTAGCTCTATGGTACCGTTAGGTTGGGTATTGGGTTGCCCGCTGCTCGGCTGGTTGGCAGATTTTGCCGGCCGGCGTAAACCGGTAATTATCGGTGGTGGCCTGCTTATGATAGTCAGTATTTTGCAATTACTTTTTTTGCCGCATTTAATGCCAGCTTACATCAGTATGTTCGTAATGGGTACAGGATCGGGCGCAGCTATGATACCCTATACCATCATCAAAGAAGTAAACCCCGATGAAGTAAAAGGCAGCGCTACAGGAGCTATCAACTTTATTACGTTTGGCGTAACCGCGTTGTTGGGGCCATTATTTAACCGATTGTTCGGTAAAACCCTGTCTACTACCACCAACCATGCACAGCATTTTACGTCAACCGGTTTGTTCCTGATAGCTGGTATTGCGGTGGCTATCATCATCAGCTTGTTTTTAAGAGAAACCGGCCAAAGGCAGGAAGTTGCCGTCGGGAATGATTAG
- a CDS encoding PAS domain S-box protein: protein MEHDNQSTNYKQKFIDSEHKFDTIFELTSAASKIINSDLIILKVNKALTELLGFSAEQIEGTRILDYACEEHKQHWHDLQDALWSRKLPFFKLDACLIRSDKSLAWVNVTTILFEDEGETFGFTVLDDITYRKNFEESEKQLKASLNNAEQIQTKLKENERRLTRILETMAEGIGIIDTDGCITYANPMAQKILGLEQEAILKRTFYDNSWQNLRVDGTVLPPEEHPMNITMKTGQPVYDREIAVQPPDAERFYISINAAPLHDDKGNIVAGIGTFMDVTHRRKLTRQKDEFISVASHELRTPITSLKASLQLLNKMKNNPSEKMLPNLIDQANRSLDKVSILITDLLNASRFNEGQLQLNKIWFTIADLINDCCYHVRVAGEYTIVTEGDFNLSVFADATRIDQVIMNLVNNCMKYAAESKEIKVLIVKVGEEAKVSVIDKGPGILPEKRTHLFERYYRADVGSIQYSGLGLGLYICAEIIKKHGGHIGVESEVGRGSTFWFTLPIQS from the coding sequence ATGGAACACGATAATCAATCTACAAATTATAAACAGAAATTTATTGACAGCGAACATAAGTTCGATACCATATTTGAATTAACCAGTGCAGCCAGTAAGATCATCAATTCAGATCTGATCATACTAAAGGTTAACAAGGCATTAACTGAACTTTTGGGTTTCAGCGCTGAGCAGATTGAAGGGACCCGTATATTGGACTACGCCTGCGAGGAGCATAAGCAACACTGGCACGACTTACAGGATGCATTATGGTCGAGGAAGCTGCCTTTTTTTAAGTTGGACGCCTGCCTGATACGTAGTGATAAATCACTGGCGTGGGTTAATGTAACTACTATTTTATTTGAAGACGAAGGCGAAACCTTTGGCTTTACGGTTTTGGATGACATCACTTACCGTAAAAATTTTGAAGAGAGCGAAAAGCAACTTAAGGCATCACTAAATAACGCCGAACAGATACAAACAAAGCTCAAGGAGAATGAACGCCGCCTTACCCGAATCCTGGAAACCATGGCCGAAGGCATAGGCATTATTGATACCGATGGCTGTATTACCTACGCTAACCCCATGGCACAAAAAATATTGGGCCTGGAGCAGGAAGCAATTCTAAAGCGTACTTTTTACGACAACAGCTGGCAAAATTTAAGAGTTGATGGTACAGTTTTGCCACCCGAAGAGCACCCGATGAACATTACTATGAAGACCGGCCAGCCAGTGTATGACAGGGAAATAGCCGTACAACCACCAGATGCCGAGCGCTTTTACATATCCATAAACGCGGCTCCGTTACACGACGATAAAGGAAATATTGTTGCCGGCATAGGTACATTTATGGATGTTACCCACCGGCGCAAATTAACCAGGCAAAAGGATGAGTTTATTAGCGTGGCCAGTCATGAACTGCGCACGCCCATAACCAGTTTAAAAGCATCGCTGCAACTGCTCAATAAAATGAAGAACAACCCGAGCGAAAAGATGCTGCCGAATCTGATAGACCAAGCAAATAGAAGCCTGGATAAAGTGAGCATTTTAATTACCGATCTGCTTAACGCCAGCCGGTTCAACGAAGGTCAGCTGCAATTGAACAAGATTTGGTTTACCATAGCCGATCTGATAAACGATTGCTGCTACCATGTGCGCGTAGCCGGAGAATATACGATTGTAACCGAGGGCGACTTCAATTTAAGTGTTTTTGCCGACGCTACCCGTATTGATCAGGTAATTATGAACCTGGTGAACAATTGCATGAAATATGCAGCCGAATCAAAAGAAATAAAAGTTTTGATTGTGAAGGTGGGTGAAGAAGCAAAAGTATCAGTAATTGATAAAGGGCCGGGTATACTGCCCGAAAAACGGACCCACCTTTTTGAGCGCTACTACCGTGCAGATGTAGGTAGTATTCAATACTCAGGCCTAGGTTTAGGGCTTTACATATGTGCAGAAATTATAAAAAAGCATGGCGGACACATAGGTGTGGAAAGTGAAGTTGGCCGAGGCAGTACCTTTTGGTTTACGCTACCCATACAGTCTTGA
- a CDS encoding VOC family protein, translated as MKKVTGLGGVFFKADDPKAMNEWYAKNLGLTTSEYGTTFDWRQANDPSKKGSTSWCAFPKDTQYFNPSTKPFMINYRVENLVALVDELKKENVTIVDEIAEYDYGKFVHVLDPEGNVIELWEPKDEADEDSVAG; from the coding sequence ATGAAAAAAGTAACTGGCCTTGGCGGTGTATTTTTTAAGGCAGATGACCCGAAAGCCATGAACGAATGGTACGCCAAAAACCTCGGACTGACTACCAGCGAGTACGGAACAACGTTTGATTGGCGACAGGCTAATGATCCCTCAAAAAAAGGATCGACATCCTGGTGTGCATTTCCGAAGGATACCCAATACTTCAATCCGTCAACCAAGCCGTTCATGATTAATTACCGGGTGGAGAATTTGGTTGCGCTGGTTGATGAATTAAAGAAGGAAAACGTAACCATTGTTGATGAGATTGCCGAGTATGATTATGGCAAATTTGTTCATGTGCTCGACCCTGAAGGAAACGTTATTGAGCTTTGGGAACCAAAAGATGAAGCGGACGAGGATAGCGTAGCAGGCTAA
- a CDS encoding NADH:flavin oxidoreductase, with protein sequence MNTDILFRPFSLKSLNIRNRIVMAPMTRSFSPNGVPTDTVAAYYSKRAEGEVGLILSEGTVIDRPSSSNDANVPHFYGEQALAGWQEVINGVHAAGGAMGPQVWHMGIMDNHQSGWVPPVPFEGPSGLNRPGFNNGNTMTESDIADTIAAFGRAAADAKRLGFDTVELHGAHGYLIDQFFWEATNLRTDNWGGKTLPERSRFALEVVKEVRKQVGEDFAIILRLSQWKPADYTNKLAKTPQELEAWLNPLADAGVDIFHCSQRRFWENEFEGSDLNFAGWAKKVTGKATITVGSVGLNGEFLAAFAGESSQPSSLDELLRRMDRGDFDLVAVGRPLLSDPSWVKKIREQRTDELKGFSKEALAKLVLA encoded by the coding sequence ATGAATACCGACATTTTATTCAGGCCGTTTAGCCTTAAATCATTAAATATTCGCAACCGAATTGTAATGGCACCCATGACGCGTTCCTTTTCGCCGAACGGTGTGCCCACCGATACGGTAGCCGCCTACTATAGCAAAAGAGCCGAAGGTGAAGTGGGTCTGATCTTATCAGAAGGCACCGTAATTGACCGCCCCTCTTCATCAAATGATGCTAATGTTCCCCACTTTTATGGAGAACAGGCTTTAGCCGGCTGGCAGGAAGTGATTAACGGTGTACATGCGGCTGGCGGCGCCATGGGCCCACAAGTATGGCACATGGGCATTATGGACAATCATCAATCAGGCTGGGTGCCGCCTGTACCGTTCGAAGGTCCTTCGGGCTTAAACCGCCCTGGCTTTAACAATGGCAACACCATGACCGAAAGCGATATTGCCGATACGATTGCCGCCTTTGGCCGTGCAGCAGCTGATGCCAAACGACTGGGCTTTGATACCGTAGAACTGCATGGCGCTCATGGTTATCTTATTGATCAATTCTTTTGGGAAGCCACTAACCTGCGCACCGATAACTGGGGCGGTAAAACTTTACCAGAACGTAGCCGCTTTGCCCTTGAAGTAGTGAAAGAAGTACGTAAACAGGTTGGTGAAGATTTTGCCATCATTTTGCGCTTATCACAATGGAAACCTGCCGATTATACCAACAAGCTTGCAAAAACGCCGCAAGAACTGGAAGCTTGGCTAAACCCGCTGGCCGATGCCGGAGTTGACATTTTCCATTGCTCGCAACGCCGGTTCTGGGAAAACGAATTTGAGGGCTCTGACCTTAACTTTGCCGGCTGGGCTAAAAAAGTTACCGGTAAAGCAACTATTACTGTTGGTTCGGTTGGTTTAAACGGCGAGTTCCTGGCTGCATTTGCCGGCGAGAGCTCACAACCCAGCTCGCTTGATGAACTGCTGCGCCGCATGGACCGGGGAGATTTTGACCTGGTAGCCGTTGGCCGTCCGTTACTGTCAGACCCATCATGGGTTAAAAAAATACGCGAGCAACGCACCGATGAGTTAAAAGGATTCAGCAAAGAAGCCTTGGCCAAACTGGTGCTAGCCTAA
- a CDS encoding metalloregulator ArsR/SmtB family transcription factor, translating to MEQVEVFKALSNKTRLQILGWLKNPEQNFPDQAVYGYDHGVCVSQIQTKAGLTQSTVSEYLATLQRAGLIKATRAGQWTYYQRNEEAFTALSQLLQTEI from the coding sequence ATGGAACAGGTTGAAGTTTTTAAAGCGCTTTCCAATAAAACCCGGCTACAAATTTTGGGCTGGCTTAAAAATCCAGAACAGAACTTTCCCGACCAGGCCGTTTACGGATACGACCATGGGGTGTGCGTAAGTCAAATTCAAACCAAGGCGGGGTTAACACAATCTACCGTATCGGAGTATTTGGCTACACTGCAACGCGCCGGGCTTATCAAAGCTACCCGGGCCGGGCAGTGGACCTATTACCAGCGTAATGAGGAAGCCTTTACAGCCCTCAGCCAACTCCTGCAAACCGAAATTTAA
- a CDS encoding AI-2E family transporter: MLPNDKTPDVTPRELTYIQKVWHTVAIVASLVVVILIARVAFNVLLMVLCGTLISVYFHGLGDLIERYTHLSRRWAMIISVAGSFALLAILLWFMGTKIQNQIAQLSTTLPATVNNVKAKIAEAPFGNKVLEYFSGNNSQKLLSTAQSFFSTSFGVLANIYIILLLGIFFTASPSLYKDGIMALIPPDHKFMGRYIINRISLSLKGWLKGMMLSIVLVTIILTIGLSFIGIPVALVLALIAGMLRFIPNFGSLAAMIPGVLLAFTISSNTAIVVTLLYILTQTIVSNVVTPLIQKKMINLPPALTIISQIIMGTLSGALGIIMAVPLLAILFILVDELYVKKMKQL, from the coding sequence ATGCTGCCAAACGATAAAACCCCAGATGTAACCCCTAGAGAGCTTACCTACATACAAAAGGTTTGGCATACGGTTGCTATAGTTGCATCGTTGGTGGTAGTTATATTAATTGCCAGGGTGGCGTTCAATGTGCTGCTAATGGTTCTATGCGGTACCTTAATATCAGTTTACTTTCATGGCCTTGGCGATTTGATTGAACGGTATACGCACCTGAGCCGACGGTGGGCTATGATTATATCTGTAGCCGGTTCGTTTGCATTGCTGGCTATACTGCTTTGGTTTATGGGTACCAAAATACAAAACCAAATAGCTCAGCTAAGCACCACATTGCCGGCCACTGTAAACAATGTTAAAGCAAAAATTGCCGAAGCTCCCTTTGGCAACAAAGTGCTGGAATACTTTTCGGGTAATAACTCGCAAAAGCTGCTGTCAACCGCACAATCGTTTTTTAGCACCAGCTTTGGTGTGCTGGCCAACATTTACATCATATTATTACTGGGTATATTCTTCACGGCGAGTCCGTCGCTGTACAAGGACGGTATTATGGCGCTCATACCGCCCGACCATAAGTTTATGGGCCGTTACATCATCAACCGCATCAGCTTATCGCTTAAAGGCTGGCTCAAGGGCATGATGTTGTCCATTGTACTGGTTACTATCATACTCACTATAGGCCTAAGTTTTATAGGTATACCGGTAGCGCTGGTGCTGGCTTTAATTGCAGGTATGTTACGCTTTATTCCGAATTTTGGCTCATTGGCGGCTATGATACCGGGTGTATTGCTGGCCTTTACCATTAGCAGTAACACGGCTATTGTAGTAACCCTGCTTTACATTTTAACGCAGACTATAGTAAGCAATGTGGTAACGCCACTCATTCAAAAAAAGATGATCAACCTGCCGCCTGCACTTACGATCATCAGCCAGATTATCATGGGCACGCTATCGGGAGCCTTAGGTATTATTATGGCCGTACCATTACTGGCTATTCTTTTTATATTGGTTGATGAGCTGTACGTGAAGAAAATGAAACAGCTATAA
- a CDS encoding VOC family protein, with protein MQKITPFLWFNDRAQEAVDFYTSIFKDLKITNTLRNGHNGPGEQGSILTVSFELFGQEFTILNGGPGFVTPTMAVSFFVKCESQEEVDQYWDNLLEGGQAMQCGWLTDKFGVTWQIVPTLLMKLMGDKDANKAQKVMQAMMKMVKLDIPTLQKAYDEA; from the coding sequence ATGCAAAAGATAACACCGTTTTTATGGTTCAATGACCGCGCACAAGAGGCCGTAGACTTTTATACTTCCATTTTTAAAGACCTGAAAATTACGAATACGCTCCGCAATGGCCACAACGGCCCCGGAGAGCAGGGCTCAATATTGACTGTAAGCTTTGAATTATTTGGTCAGGAGTTTACCATACTCAACGGCGGACCGGGCTTTGTTACGCCTACAATGGCGGTATCTTTTTTTGTGAAATGCGAAAGTCAGGAAGAAGTAGACCAGTACTGGGATAACCTGCTGGAAGGCGGTCAGGCTATGCAATGCGGCTGGCTAACCGATAAATTTGGCGTGACGTGGCAAATAGTACCTACCCTTTTAATGAAATTAATGGGCGATAAAGATGCCAACAAAGCGCAAAAAGTAATGCAGGCTATGATGAAGATGGTAAAGCTCGATATACCCACCTTGCAAAAAGCTTACGACGAAGCTTAG
- a CDS encoding LytTR family DNA-binding domain-containing protein, whose protein sequence is MLLKCIAIDKEPLALQILKEYVCRFASLQMVQVFDNAITGAKFLEGNPVDLIFIDVNVTDTSSINFIKSLQHKPVVIFTTAHQNPDLIGFDLEAFDYLLKPIEFKQFGKVIEEARAYHEYKTSLNKANEEQCVYVYSEYRMIKINLPDIEYIETQHDYIKFHLLSHPKPTLTFTSLKTVLEQLPETHFKRIHHNYIVAVNHIRCIQNRKVRLTNTELPLSDIYSIILPEWRKNSL, encoded by the coding sequence ATGTTGTTAAAATGCATTGCTATAGATAAAGAGCCGCTGGCTCTGCAAATCCTTAAGGAATACGTGTGTCGCTTTGCGTCGCTACAGATGGTTCAGGTATTTGATAATGCTATAACGGGTGCTAAATTCTTGGAAGGCAACCCGGTTGACCTGATTTTTATTGACGTTAATGTAACTGATACAAGCAGTATAAACTTTATTAAATCTCTGCAACACAAACCTGTAGTCATTTTTACTACTGCTCACCAAAATCCCGATCTTATAGGTTTCGACCTGGAAGCTTTCGACTACTTGCTAAAACCTATTGAGTTTAAACAGTTTGGTAAGGTGATTGAAGAAGCCCGCGCTTATCACGAATATAAAACTTCATTGAACAAAGCTAATGAAGAACAATGCGTTTATGTTTATTCGGAATACCGCATGATTAAGATAAACCTGCCCGATATTGAGTATATCGAAACCCAGCACGATTACATAAAGTTTCACCTGTTAAGCCATCCTAAACCCACACTTACTTTTACGTCGCTTAAAACAGTGCTGGAACAACTGCCCGAAACGCATTTTAAAAGAATACATCATAACTATATTGTTGCCGTTAACCATATAAGGTGTATACAAAACCGTAAAGTGAGATTAACAAACACCGAACTGCCATTAAGCGACATTTACAGTATAATTTTGCCGGAGTGGAGAAAGAATTCCTTGTAA
- a CDS encoding SPW repeat protein yields MKIISRKFHAVMDYMMGILLIASPWIFGFGDVDGAKWSAVIIGIMMLIMSFITDYEGGGKKVLSMSAHLTMDVIAGVFLAVSPWLLGFSDQVYLPHLILGVLEIGAGLLTDTTSQHSHNHYMDRGISPAH; encoded by the coding sequence ATGAAAATTATAAGCAGAAAGTTCCATGCTGTAATGGATTACATGATGGGAATTTTATTAATTGCATCACCCTGGATATTTGGGTTTGGTGATGTTGATGGTGCAAAGTGGTCGGCTGTAATTATAGGTATAATGATGCTAATCATGTCGTTCATTACCGATTATGAAGGTGGCGGCAAAAAAGTACTTTCCATGAGCGCTCACTTAACCATGGATGTTATTGCCGGTGTTTTTTTAGCCGTTTCGCCATGGTTACTAGGTTTCAGTGATCAGGTTTACTTACCTCATTTAATTTTAGGTGTGCTGGAAATTGGTGCCGGTTTATTGACCGATACCACTTCCCAACATTCTCATAACCATTATATGGACCGTGGCATCAGCCCGGCGCATTAA
- a CDS encoding helix-turn-helix domain-containing protein, producing the protein MLPTTKQNIVDAAIFIFNEDLSAPLEKVADYAQVTRRTLHRYFTNRDELLHACQHTMQKQCNDAITAALNSSADPAKQLEHMLYAGIDCGVKYAFFNKLHHLHNHQHAHHNKECARYDATFGKVGALINKLQDDGVISKKLTAEWVSVLFTSVINATISTHEWKATGSDELKKFAWFSFSRGVGI; encoded by the coding sequence ATGTTACCTACCACAAAGCAAAACATCGTAGATGCGGCCATCTTTATTTTTAACGAAGACCTCTCAGCTCCGCTTGAGAAAGTGGCCGATTATGCGCAAGTAACCCGCCGAACCCTGCACCGTTACTTCACCAATCGCGATGAGTTGTTGCATGCCTGCCAGCATACTATGCAAAAGCAATGTAATGATGCCATAACAGCCGCTTTAAATAGCTCGGCCGATCCGGCCAAGCAGTTAGAACACATGCTTTATGCCGGAATTGATTGCGGCGTGAAATACGCCTTTTTTAATAAGTTACATCACTTACACAATCATCAGCATGCGCACCACAACAAAGAATGTGCACGATATGATGCCACATTTGGCAAAGTAGGCGCATTAATTAACAAACTACAGGATGATGGTGTAATTAGCAAAAAACTTACAGCCGAATGGGTGTCTGTACTATTTACAAGCGTAATTAATGCCACTATAAGTACACACGAATGGAAGGCAACCGGTAGTGACGAACTCAAGAAGTTTGCCTGGTTTTCTTTTAGTCGCGGTGTAGGGATATAA
- a CDS encoding NAD(P)/FAD-dependent oxidoreductase, with amino-acid sequence MNNNNYDVVIIGGSYAGLSAALALGRALFNVLIIDSGRPCNQQTPHSHNFLTQDGVEPAVIAEKALKQALIYPGVNLLADKVISVAGTDGRFDVMTEGGEAVHAKKLLFATGIRDIMPDIPGLAECWGISAIHCPYCHGYEYKGVATGLLANGDEAADHAAFLSNWTDNLTVYTNGESVISLDKQQMLADLQVKIVETTVQRLKHDSGKLESVILANGSEIPISALYVRLPFEQHTPVLENIGCRLTKQGYIEVDETRQTSVAGIYAAGDNMSPMRSVSGAVASGTMAGVFISRQLITERNLSRTRPRV; translated from the coding sequence ATGAATAATAACAATTATGATGTGGTAATTATTGGCGGAAGCTACGCCGGGTTATCAGCGGCTTTAGCTTTAGGACGGGCCCTTTTTAACGTACTGATTATTGACAGTGGACGCCCATGTAACCAGCAAACGCCGCACTCACATAACTTTCTTACACAGGATGGTGTGGAGCCGGCAGTTATAGCAGAAAAAGCCCTAAAGCAGGCGCTCATTTATCCCGGCGTAAACCTGCTTGCGGATAAGGTAATTTCGGTAGCAGGCACGGATGGACGTTTCGACGTTATGACCGAAGGGGGGGAAGCCGTACATGCCAAAAAGCTGTTGTTTGCAACCGGTATACGCGATATTATGCCAGATATACCGGGTCTGGCGGAATGCTGGGGCATATCAGCTATTCATTGTCCTTATTGCCACGGTTATGAATACAAAGGTGTTGCAACCGGACTTTTAGCCAATGGTGACGAAGCAGCGGATCATGCTGCTTTCCTTAGCAACTGGACCGACAACCTAACCGTGTATACCAATGGAGAATCTGTAATATCATTAGATAAGCAACAAATGCTTGCCGACTTGCAGGTTAAGATAGTTGAGACGACCGTTCAGCGTTTAAAACATGATAGCGGAAAATTAGAAAGCGTTATTTTAGCCAATGGCAGCGAAATCCCTATTAGCGCATTGTATGTAAGGCTGCCTTTCGAACAGCATACCCCAGTTTTGGAAAACATCGGGTGCCGATTAACTAAACAGGGTTACATAGAAGTAGATGAAACCCGGCAAACCAGCGTAGCAGGCATTTATGCAGCTGGCGACAATATGAGCCCCATGCGGTCTGTATCTGGTGCAGTAGCATCAGGAACTATGGCTGGTGTGTTCATAAGCCGGCAGTTGATCACAGAAAGAAATCTGTCAAGGACCAGACCTCGCGTTTAA
- a CDS encoding metalloregulator ArsR/SmtB family transcription factor encodes MGITKTEIFTDEQNRLAVMLKAIAHPARIAILEHIIKANACICGDLVEELGLAQATISQHLKELKNAGLIQGTIEGVSVCYCIEPKAWALLQSQLNSFFNAYTEPKSCC; translated from the coding sequence ATGGGTATTACTAAAACAGAAATTTTTACTGATGAGCAGAACCGGTTGGCGGTAATGCTTAAAGCCATTGCGCACCCTGCCCGTATTGCCATACTTGAACACATTATAAAGGCAAATGCTTGTATATGCGGTGACTTGGTTGAGGAGTTGGGTCTGGCGCAGGCCACCATTTCGCAGCACTTAAAGGAACTCAAAAATGCAGGCCTCATACAAGGTACCATTGAGGGAGTGAGTGTGTGTTATTGCATTGAGCCTAAGGCCTGGGCGTTGTTGCAAAGCCAACTCAATAGTTTCTTTAACGCTTATACAGAACCCAAATCCTGCTGCTAA